A window of the Vibrio pomeroyi genome harbors these coding sequences:
- a CDS encoding TIGR03503 family protein, giving the protein MLRVLATGYLLLLSFSLHAATESVMSLLDNRFRVDPSIEQVTFVIYRADNSKPVVLVRPDGKKYYSWRNADNVRWYEESSMDIISIDKPMPGPWQAVGKVSPKNNIKLLSHLVLDANEFPDKLYQTEHIKFTARLTSDGKPLVLRDFLDRVKLKVTFTKFVENEESLVREARPVPVVMGEFADDGVDLDEKAGDGVFTVSLPIDIEPGKYRARITSGNGVFLRAQEQEVLVYPTPITTTFIQSRKEGLPHTIVVSGEQGMIAPSSLAVHVEHKAPDDYVTYKQGQADVDAMKVPLEVPYNGELGIYNWSGMVYATDASSQRPLIFPITEQSYSVVEDIDLAESRRLQEEALAEQKRIATELMILQKREDDRQRSMIIIGVGNVVAILLGLLIWFVVRKVTAKKRAQPEMQLKAPK; this is encoded by the coding sequence ATGTTAAGGGTATTGGCTACCGGTTACTTATTGCTGTTAAGCTTTAGCTTACATGCGGCAACAGAATCCGTAATGAGTTTATTGGACAACCGTTTTCGCGTTGATCCCAGTATTGAACAAGTCACTTTTGTGATTTATCGAGCCGATAACTCTAAGCCTGTCGTTTTGGTTCGCCCTGACGGCAAGAAATACTACTCTTGGCGTAATGCTGATAATGTCCGTTGGTACGAAGAGTCGTCCATGGACATTATCTCTATCGATAAGCCGATGCCAGGCCCTTGGCAAGCGGTCGGTAAAGTTTCCCCTAAGAACAACATCAAGCTCCTGTCTCACCTTGTTTTGGATGCTAATGAGTTTCCAGACAAGTTGTATCAAACCGAACACATCAAATTTACCGCTCGTTTGACCTCTGACGGAAAGCCTCTTGTACTGCGTGATTTTCTCGATCGCGTGAAGCTCAAGGTGACGTTCACCAAGTTTGTCGAAAACGAAGAATCTTTAGTGAGAGAAGCCCGTCCAGTGCCTGTTGTTATGGGCGAGTTTGCTGACGACGGTGTGGATCTCGACGAGAAAGCGGGAGATGGCGTCTTTACTGTGTCACTGCCGATTGATATTGAGCCGGGAAAATACCGCGCGCGTATTACTTCTGGCAATGGCGTGTTCTTGCGAGCGCAGGAGCAAGAGGTTTTAGTTTACCCAACACCAATCACTACTACTTTCATTCAGTCACGCAAAGAGGGATTACCTCACACGATTGTTGTGTCTGGTGAACAGGGCATGATCGCACCGAGCTCTTTAGCGGTTCACGTTGAGCATAAAGCGCCTGATGATTATGTAACGTATAAGCAAGGGCAAGCTGATGTCGATGCAATGAAAGTGCCTTTAGAGGTCCCTTACAATGGTGAGCTGGGGATCTATAACTGGTCTGGGATGGTTTATGCTACCGACGCCTCAAGTCAACGTCCGCTGATTTTTCCAATTACCGAGCAGTCGTACAGTGTTGTGGAAGATATCGACTTAGCAGAATCTCGACGCCTTCAAGAAGAAGCACTTGCTGAACAGAAGCGTATTGCTACGGAATTAATGATTCTTCAAAAGCGTGAAGATGACAGGCAGCGCAGCATGATCATTATCGGAGTGGGTAATGTGGTCGCCATTCTATTAGGCTTACTGATTTGGTTTGTGGTTCGTAAAGTGACAGCGAAGAAAAGAGCTCAACCAGAGATGCAACTTAAGGCGCCAAAGTAA
- the dnaQ gene encoding DNA polymerase III subunit epsilon, whose translation MNTSSTPEQSTNEKNSSNENKRIVVLDTETTGMNTEGGPHYMGHRIVEIGAVEIINRRLTGRHFHVYIKPDRAIQEEAIGVHGITDEFLVDKPEYQDIHKEFLDFIKGAELVAHNAPFDTGFMDYEFEKLNPAIGKTDDYCKVTDTLAMAKKIFPGKRNNLDILCDRYGIDNSHRTLHGALLDAEILADVYLLMTGGQTSLQFNAGQQEGEAESIRRVESGRKSLKVLRATADEVEAHQNRLDLVEKSGSCLWRQ comes from the coding sequence ATGAATACCAGTAGCACTCCAGAACAAAGCACGAACGAAAAAAATAGTTCAAACGAAAATAAGCGCATCGTTGTACTCGATACCGAAACCACCGGTATGAATACAGAGGGTGGCCCTCACTATATGGGGCATCGCATCGTTGAGATTGGTGCGGTAGAGATCATCAATCGTAGGCTGACCGGGCGTCATTTCCACGTCTACATCAAGCCCGATCGTGCGATTCAAGAAGAGGCGATTGGCGTTCACGGTATTACCGATGAATTCTTGGTGGATAAGCCAGAATACCAAGACATACATAAAGAGTTTCTCGACTTTATCAAAGGTGCCGAGCTGGTGGCTCATAACGCGCCCTTCGATACGGGCTTTATGGACTATGAGTTTGAGAAACTTAATCCCGCGATAGGTAAAACGGATGACTACTGCAAAGTTACCGATACCTTGGCAATGGCGAAAAAGATATTCCCAGGTAAAAGAAACAACCTAGATATCTTATGTGACCGTTACGGTATTGATAACTCGCACCGTACTCTCCACGGCGCATTGCTCGATGCGGAGATCTTAGCCGACGTCTACTTATTGATGACGGGTGGCCAAACTTCGCTGCAATTTAACGCTGGCCAACAAGAAGGCGAAGCCGAAAGTATACGAAGAGTAGAAAGTGGTCGAAAATCCCTAAAGGTTTTACGAGCTACGGCCGATGAAGTAGAAGCGCATCAAAATCGTTTAGACCTCGTCGAGAAAAGCGGAAGCTGCCTTTGGCGTCAGTAG
- the rnhA gene encoding ribonuclease HI, giving the protein MTKQVEIFTDGSCLGNPGPGGYGIVLRYKKVEKTLAEGFTLTTNNRMEMLAAVVALQTLKEPCSVILTTDSQYVRQGITQWIHNWKKRDWKTADKKPVKNADLWQRLDKETARHSVDWRWVKGHAGHRENEMCDDLARTAAENPTQEDTGYQPS; this is encoded by the coding sequence ATGACGAAACAAGTTGAAATTTTCACTGATGGTTCTTGTTTAGGTAACCCTGGCCCGGGTGGCTATGGCATCGTACTTCGCTACAAAAAAGTCGAAAAGACATTAGCGGAAGGTTTTACCCTAACAACCAATAACCGTATGGAAATGCTCGCCGCTGTCGTGGCTCTGCAAACCCTCAAAGAGCCTTGCTCCGTGATTCTAACCACGGATAGCCAATACGTGCGCCAAGGCATCACACAGTGGATCCACAACTGGAAAAAGCGTGACTGGAAGACAGCCGATAAAAAACCGGTTAAAAACGCCGACTTGTGGCAAAGGCTCGATAAAGAAACAGCACGTCATAGCGTTGACTGGCGATGGGTTAAAGGACACGCCGGACACAGAGAAAACGAAATGTGTGATGATTTAGCAAGAACGGCCGCAGAGAACCCAACTCAAGAAGACACGGGTTATCAGCCAAGCTAA
- a CDS encoding class I SAM-dependent methyltransferase produces MKPARSRKKFEHPYTWAQLHNGDWLRESIQTRLDEWCPKLFGYHMLKLGGLSSEISSCTCNIQHQVNLDIQNPLHNVIADGYNLPFLEKSFDVVVLSHQLDYSNDPHRLLREVDRVMMDDGYIIITGFNPFSVTGLASLMPWRKNSLPWSGRMYTPNRIKDWLGVLNYEVIHCDTYALFPMSKYQAMWTWLENALGGCASFAGSQYFIVARKRTYPLKPIKPHWHLKRRFSPVGASFRTNSRRSVHSTKAPYPLKTEKADS; encoded by the coding sequence ATGAAGCCAGCACGTAGCAGAAAGAAGTTTGAACATCCCTACACTTGGGCACAGTTGCACAATGGGGATTGGTTGAGAGAATCTATTCAAACTCGACTCGATGAGTGGTGCCCAAAGCTATTTGGTTACCATATGCTCAAGCTCGGCGGCCTCAGTAGTGAGATTTCTAGCTGCACATGCAACATTCAACATCAAGTAAACCTAGATATCCAGAACCCATTACATAATGTGATAGCGGATGGCTATAATTTGCCCTTTTTGGAGAAAAGTTTTGATGTTGTGGTGCTCAGTCATCAATTAGATTATAGCAATGACCCGCATCGATTATTGAGAGAAGTCGACCGAGTGATGATGGACGATGGCTATATCATCATTACCGGCTTCAATCCTTTCAGTGTGACTGGGCTGGCCAGTTTGATGCCTTGGCGAAAGAACAGCTTGCCTTGGAGCGGGCGTATGTACACGCCAAATCGAATTAAAGATTGGCTCGGTGTACTTAACTATGAAGTGATTCATTGTGATACTTATGCGTTGTTTCCGATGAGTAAGTATCAAGCGATGTGGACTTGGTTGGAGAACGCCTTAGGCGGTTGTGCCTCTTTTGCTGGCAGCCAATACTTTATTGTTGCTCGTAAGCGTACTTATCCGCTCAAACCTATTAAGCCGCATTGGCACCTTAAGCGACGCTTCTCTCCTGTGGGAGCAAGCTTTAGAACCAACTCTCGTCGTTCAGTGCATTCCACAAAAGCACCATACCCGTTAAAAACAGAAAAAGCCGACTCGTAG
- the gloB gene encoding hydroxyacylglutathione hydrolase: MLHIKSIPAFNDNYIWLIENSDRRCAVVDPGDAAPVLEYLANHELTLDAILITHHHHDHIGGVPELVRQFPGVDVVGPRNEPIPTLTHPVDDGDQLELFGEVFLVLGLSGHTAGHIGYVGDAKLFCGDVLFSAGCGRIMEGTPQQMFDALNKITALPQETEVYCAHEYTAANIAFALAVEPNNQHLQQYRDQVNRLRAQNKSTIPTNLRQEKFVNPFLRYTEPSVVKSVSNRTEQTDPLSVFTALRAWKNEF, from the coding sequence ATGTTACATATCAAAAGCATACCTGCATTTAACGACAATTACATCTGGCTGATTGAAAATAGCGATCGCCGTTGTGCTGTCGTCGATCCTGGTGATGCGGCTCCAGTATTAGAGTACTTAGCGAACCATGAGCTAACTTTAGATGCAATCTTGATTACACACCACCACCACGATCACATTGGTGGCGTTCCAGAGCTGGTAAGACAATTTCCCGGCGTCGATGTTGTTGGCCCAAGAAATGAACCTATCCCGACATTAACGCATCCGGTTGATGATGGTGACCAGTTAGAGCTGTTTGGTGAAGTGTTCCTCGTGTTAGGACTAAGCGGACATACTGCTGGCCATATTGGTTATGTAGGTGATGCCAAGCTATTTTGTGGTGATGTGTTGTTCTCTGCGGGTTGTGGCCGAATCATGGAAGGCACACCACAACAGATGTTCGATGCGCTGAATAAGATCACAGCACTGCCTCAAGAAACTGAAGTTTATTGTGCACATGAGTACACTGCAGCCAATATCGCTTTTGCACTTGCCGTCGAACCTAATAACCAACATTTGCAGCAATATCGCGACCAAGTGAACCGACTGCGTGCTCAAAATAAGTCGACCATCCCCACAAATTTGAGACAAGAGAAGTTTGTGAACCCTTTCTTGCGCTACACAGAACCAAGTGTAGTCAAATCAGTATCTAATCGTACCGAACAGACCGATCCTCTATCAGTATTCACCGCTTTACGTGCGTGGAAGAACGAATTTTAA
- a CDS encoding LysM peptidoglycan-binding domain-containing protein — translation MRVKYSWALVLLLSGCQLTQSENPDQASEQTNTSPIKEVSQANVSSEATKEEPKVEAPVVTPQTQEDVWKRIAMQLEMEVPDQKKVDYYRTWYLKHPSHLKTVSQRAEPFLYLITTKIEERDMPLELALLPVVESSFDAFAYSHGSAAGLWQFISGTGEAYGLEQNFWYDGRRDVAASTDAALDFLTDLNKRFDGNWQHAIAAYNSGGGRVNSAIRKNKKLGKPIDFFSLDLPKETSSYVPKLLALADVIANQEKYGIDIPAIPNKPVLTLVNPEEQLDLAIAANYAGIPVKELQGYNPAYNQWATSPEKHQQLLLPISSVEKFNKEVAANKGKGMKLVRYQVQSGDSISVLASKYNTTSKVIRSANGLSNNNIRIGQHLLIPTSTKDDKTYALSASNRLASTQSKSRGQYKLSHTVKSGDSLWTIARANKVSHQSLAKWNGMGPRDTLRVGQELVIWKNGSDGAIIRTIFYNVRSGDTVSGIASKFKVKSADVVKWNTLQNKKYLQPGQKLKLYVDVTKVSV, via the coding sequence ATGCGAGTTAAGTACAGCTGGGCTTTGGTATTACTACTTTCTGGTTGCCAATTAACTCAGTCAGAGAATCCAGACCAAGCTTCCGAGCAAACCAACACATCTCCTATTAAAGAAGTTTCTCAAGCGAACGTTTCATCAGAAGCGACCAAAGAAGAGCCAAAAGTTGAAGCACCAGTCGTTACTCCACAAACACAAGAAGATGTTTGGAAACGCATTGCGATGCAACTTGAAATGGAAGTGCCAGACCAAAAGAAGGTCGACTACTACCGAACTTGGTATCTAAAGCACCCTAGTCATCTAAAAACCGTCTCACAACGAGCTGAACCTTTCCTTTATTTGATCACCACCAAGATTGAAGAAAGAGATATGCCTTTAGAACTGGCACTGTTACCGGTTGTTGAAAGCTCATTTGACGCGTTTGCTTATTCTCACGGCAGTGCTGCCGGCCTATGGCAGTTCATTTCTGGCACTGGTGAAGCATACGGACTAGAACAGAACTTCTGGTACGACGGCCGTCGTGACGTTGCTGCTTCTACTGATGCGGCATTAGACTTCCTAACCGACCTAAACAAACGCTTTGATGGAAACTGGCAACACGCAATTGCGGCCTATAACAGTGGCGGTGGTCGTGTAAATAGTGCAATCCGTAAGAACAAGAAGCTTGGTAAGCCAATCGACTTCTTCTCACTGGATCTGCCAAAAGAGACCAGCAGCTACGTACCTAAACTACTAGCACTAGCAGACGTGATCGCTAACCAAGAAAAGTACGGCATTGACATCCCAGCGATTCCAAACAAGCCGGTACTGACTCTGGTTAACCCTGAAGAGCAACTTGATCTGGCGATTGCTGCTAACTACGCAGGCATTCCAGTCAAAGAACTGCAAGGCTACAACCCAGCTTATAACCAGTGGGCGACATCGCCTGAGAAGCACCAACAATTACTGCTTCCTATCAGCTCAGTTGAAAAATTCAACAAAGAAGTCGCAGCGAATAAAGGCAAAGGCATGAAGTTGGTACGTTACCAAGTTCAGTCGGGTGACAGCATCAGCGTACTGGCAAGCAAATACAACACCACCAGCAAAGTGATTCGCTCTGCAAACGGGTTGAGCAACAATAATATTCGTATTGGCCAGCACCTGCTTATCCCAACCTCAACCAAAGACGACAAGACATACGCACTAAGCGCTTCAAATCGCCTAGCAAGCACACAGTCGAAGAGTCGTGGTCAGTATAAGCTCAGCCATACAGTAAAAAGTGGTGACAGCTTATGGACGATTGCACGCGCAAATAAGGTATCTCACCAATCACTGGCTAAGTGGAACGGTATGGGACCACGCGACACCCTTAGAGTTGGTCAAGAACTGGTCATTTGGAAGAATGGTTCAGACGGCGCTATCATCCGCACGATCTTCTATAACGTAAGATCAGGTGACACAGTCAGCGGTATTGCATCAAAGTTCAAAGTAAAAAGTGCAGATGTTGTAAAATGGAACACTTTGCAGAACAAGAAATACCTACAGCCAGGACAAAAACTGAAGCTGTATGTTGATGTAACTAAGGTAAGTGTATGA
- a CDS encoding YIP1 family protein codes for MNPSSNPLVMLLDIFRSPTACFLALYQRSAWGWQPYVVLILSPFLFWGAYFSNVDFAWLSAELSKQLAQTNPDQLALLDSNTLLASEIINDVFGRTLTIVLLAFWFNLATKPSQHQHSFWRWFAAASVVIFPAVLGDVASYASLILKHGHVMNYAADLNSLNGLIKLPLTSDWSQFASSLPLLLPWYIVLGYAAVLTWTEFERGQALVISGLPWVGYYLIWAIYILVS; via the coding sequence ATGAACCCGTCAAGTAACCCACTCGTCATGCTGTTGGATATATTCCGATCACCAACAGCTTGTTTCTTAGCGCTTTATCAAAGAAGCGCTTGGGGATGGCAACCCTACGTCGTATTAATACTCAGCCCATTTTTATTTTGGGGTGCCTATTTTTCGAATGTAGATTTTGCTTGGTTAAGCGCAGAGTTATCAAAACAACTGGCTCAAACTAACCCTGACCAATTGGCGTTACTTGACAGCAATACCCTACTCGCAAGTGAGATTATCAACGATGTATTTGGCCGAACGTTAACCATCGTTCTGTTAGCGTTCTGGTTTAATCTCGCAACTAAGCCAAGCCAACATCAGCATAGCTTTTGGCGCTGGTTCGCAGCGGCATCGGTTGTAATATTCCCTGCTGTGTTAGGTGATGTAGCGAGCTACGCAAGCCTAATCCTCAAGCACGGCCATGTGATGAACTACGCGGCAGACCTGAACAGCTTAAACGGCTTAATCAAGTTACCTCTAACTAGCGACTGGTCTCAGTTTGCAAGCTCATTACCACTGCTATTACCTTGGTACATCGTGCTTGGTTACGCAGCCGTACTAACTTGGACTGAGTTTGAACGCGGGCAAGCACTGGTAATTTCAGGTTTACCTTGGGTTGGTTACTACCTAATCTGGGCTATCTACATTTTAGTGTCGTAA
- a CDS encoding endonuclease/exonuclease/phosphatase family protein, with the protein MFKKTIIVIVVLITLAVASFHLIFVIPNKPNLITSSQNTSNDIYSCYQNSEPKAIDVSDGLSLTVWNIYKQNRNNWQSELNKFSAGSDLVLLQEASMTDGLRQWVTSGQWGSTRVNAFEAFEQSAGVLNLATHLPIEACAYTHEEPWLQLPKSALWSRYQLSNGEELAVINIHAVNFTFGTEDYEAQLKSLTDNLQKYRGAVIFAGDFNSWSEARFTVLKDALEKVGLTEVAFEPDNRTQFMTGLVLDHVFYRGLEVEKAKAPMTDASDHNPMLVTFKAK; encoded by the coding sequence ATGTTTAAGAAAACCATCATTGTTATCGTAGTCTTGATAACGCTTGCTGTTGCTAGTTTTCATCTTATCTTCGTGATCCCGAATAAACCTAACTTGATCACTTCCTCTCAAAATACCAGCAATGATATCTACAGTTGCTACCAAAACTCTGAGCCGAAAGCGATTGATGTGTCAGATGGGTTGAGCCTCACCGTCTGGAACATCTACAAGCAGAACCGCAACAACTGGCAGAGCGAACTGAATAAGTTCTCGGCGGGAAGTGATTTAGTATTACTGCAAGAAGCGAGCATGACGGATGGGCTTCGCCAATGGGTGACGAGTGGTCAATGGGGAAGTACTCGTGTGAATGCGTTTGAAGCTTTTGAACAAAGTGCTGGCGTGCTCAACCTAGCGACTCATTTACCGATAGAAGCGTGTGCTTATACTCATGAAGAGCCTTGGCTGCAACTGCCTAAATCGGCTCTTTGGTCTCGCTACCAGTTAAGCAATGGTGAAGAGCTAGCGGTGATCAATATCCACGCGGTGAACTTTACATTTGGTACGGAAGATTACGAAGCTCAACTCAAAAGCTTGACCGATAACCTGCAAAAATACCGCGGTGCCGTCATCTTTGCTGGCGATTTTAATAGTTGGAGCGAAGCGCGCTTTACGGTATTGAAAGATGCGTTGGAAAAGGTGGGTTTAACAGAAGTTGCCTTTGAGCCAGATAACCGAACTCAATTTATGACGGGTTTGGTGCTCGACCATGTGTTCTATCGAGGTCTAGAGGTAGAAAAAGCAAAAGCGCCCATGACGGACGCTTCTGATCATAATCCAATGCTAGTGACCTTTAAGGCGAAGTAA
- the glnB gene encoding nitrogen regulatory protein P-II codes for MKKIEAIIKPFKLDDVREALAEVGITGMTVSEVKGFGRQKGHTELYRGAEYMVDFLPKVKLEIVVTDEVADQCVDTIIETAQTGKIGDGKIFITDVERVVRIRTGEEDEDAV; via the coding sequence ATGAAAAAGATTGAAGCCATTATCAAGCCATTCAAACTTGATGATGTACGTGAAGCACTTGCAGAAGTGGGTATTACGGGTATGACAGTATCTGAAGTTAAAGGCTTTGGACGTCAAAAAGGTCATACTGAGCTATACCGCGGCGCAGAGTACATGGTCGACTTTTTACCTAAAGTGAAATTGGAAATTGTTGTGACCGACGAAGTGGCTGACCAATGTGTTGATACCATTATCGAAACGGCGCAAACAGGCAAAATTGGCGACGGTAAGATCTTCATTACTGACGTTGAACGTGTGGTACGTATTCGTACTGGCGAAGAAGACGAAGACGCCGTATAA
- a CDS encoding c-type cytochrome yields the protein MKKITLGLVLGFGLLSGNALAGDVAAGQAKAAICAACHGADGIAVIPGYPNLKGQNEQYIASSINAYKNGQRTGGLAAVMQAQASMLNDDDIANLAAYYASLK from the coding sequence ATGAAGAAAATTACACTAGGATTAGTTCTTGGATTTGGACTACTGAGTGGTAACGCTCTGGCGGGTGATGTTGCTGCGGGTCAAGCTAAAGCAGCAATTTGTGCAGCATGTCATGGTGCAGACGGTATCGCAGTGATCCCAGGTTATCCAAACCTTAAAGGTCAAAACGAGCAATACATCGCTTCATCAATTAACGCATACAAGAACGGCCAGCGCACCGGCGGTTTGGCTGCTGTAATGCAGGCTCAAGCTTCAATGCTGAATGATGATGATATTGCTAATCTAGCTGCTTACTACGCAAGCCTTAAGTAA
- the tilS gene encoding tRNA lysidine(34) synthetase TilS has translation MTHLIDTFTSVLDQSALKPRRLVVAFSGGVDSRVLLELSAQYIKAYDIECHAVHVHHGLSKNADHWAEQCQTWCDALSIPLAIERVSLDVNNGESIEKLARDARYYAFKQHIRHGDVLVTGQHIDDQVETFLLALKRGSGPKGLSSMAKVMPFADAHIVRPLLSVTRTEIETAAHDMGLTWVEDESNQDVRFDRNFIRHQVTPALTERWPSFRESVSRSAQLCAEQELLLDELLESHFKQALGDSQSLNIEALSQHSDLLRARLLRMWLGHCNQAMPSQKQLKLIWNEVACAQADANPKLVLNDVEVRRFNHQLYIVKETKDLSSWYADVVLGDSLQLPDGLGELQLVPSQSDAVANGRNSQNFSLKDSSGTLRVIFNPEGLSAHPVGRGHSRKLKKLFQEYQVPSWLRRRTPILMDGERVIAVLGLFVDKNYEGQDCEALWSK, from the coding sequence ATGACACACTTAATTGATACCTTCACATCTGTACTTGACCAAAGCGCGCTTAAGCCTCGTCGGTTGGTCGTCGCTTTCAGTGGTGGTGTCGATTCACGAGTGTTGTTGGAGTTATCCGCTCAATATATTAAAGCGTATGACATTGAGTGCCATGCGGTTCATGTTCACCATGGCCTAAGCAAGAATGCCGATCACTGGGCAGAACAATGCCAAACATGGTGTGATGCTTTGTCTATCCCGTTAGCTATCGAGCGAGTGTCGTTAGATGTTAACAATGGAGAAAGCATAGAAAAGCTTGCTAGAGATGCTCGATATTACGCCTTCAAACAGCATATTCGACACGGCGATGTACTTGTTACTGGCCAACATATCGATGATCAAGTCGAAACTTTCCTGTTGGCGTTAAAGCGAGGCAGTGGTCCGAAAGGTCTTTCTTCGATGGCTAAAGTGATGCCGTTTGCTGATGCTCATATTGTTCGCCCACTGCTATCGGTAACCCGAACCGAGATTGAAACAGCCGCTCACGATATGGGCTTAACTTGGGTAGAAGATGAGAGTAATCAGGATGTGCGTTTTGATCGTAACTTTATCCGTCATCAAGTGACTCCGGCGCTGACTGAGCGTTGGCCAAGCTTTCGTGAGTCGGTCAGTCGCAGTGCTCAGCTTTGTGCGGAGCAAGAGTTATTGCTCGATGAGTTGCTTGAATCACACTTTAAGCAAGCTTTAGGGGATAGCCAAAGCTTAAACATTGAGGCGTTATCTCAACACTCAGACTTGTTACGAGCACGACTGCTAAGAATGTGGTTGGGTCATTGTAATCAAGCAATGCCGAGTCAAAAGCAGCTCAAGCTTATCTGGAATGAAGTGGCGTGTGCTCAGGCTGATGCCAACCCTAAACTGGTGCTGAATGATGTTGAGGTTAGGCGCTTTAATCATCAGCTCTACATAGTGAAAGAGACTAAGGACTTGTCGAGTTGGTATGCTGATGTTGTGCTTGGTGATAGCTTGCAACTGCCCGATGGTTTAGGGGAGCTGCAATTAGTGCCGTCACAGAGTGATGCTGTAGCGAATGGTCGTAACTCGCAAAACTTCAGTTTGAAGGATTCAAGCGGAACGCTACGAGTGATCTTCAACCCTGAAGGATTATCAGCGCATCCTGTTGGACGCGGCCATAGTCGAAAGCTCAAAAAACTCTTTCAGGAATACCAAGTACCCAGTTGGTTACGACGCAGAACGCCAATATTAATGGATGGTGAGCGAGTGATCGCTGTTTTAGGCTTATTCGTAGATAAAAACTACGAAGGTCAAGATTGTGAAGCGCTTTGGAGCAAGTAG
- the accA gene encoding acetyl-CoA carboxylase carboxyl transferase subunit alpha, with product MSLNFLEFEKPIAELEAKIEALRDVSRHGGDTAVDLDKEIEQLEKKSLELKQKIFSDLGAWQVAQLARHPQRPYTKDYLEHAFTEFEEMAGDRAYADDKAIVGGMARLNGRPVMVIGHQKGRETKEKVIRNFGMPKPEGYRKALRLMETAERFNMPIITFIDTAGAYPGVGAEERGQSEAIAKNLKVMAGLSVPVICNVVGEGGSGGALAIGVGDYVNMLQYSTYSVISPEGCASILWRDSDKAPQAAEAMGLIAPRLKELELIDEIIPEPLGGAHRDPVQTAQNMKDMLVKQLEELEQFDNETLLERRYQRLMSYGYC from the coding sequence ATGAGCCTGAACTTTCTAGAATTTGAAAAGCCTATCGCTGAACTTGAAGCAAAAATCGAAGCGCTACGTGACGTTTCGCGTCACGGTGGTGACACAGCGGTAGATCTAGACAAAGAAATCGAACAACTAGAGAAAAAAAGCTTAGAGCTTAAACAGAAAATCTTTAGTGACTTAGGTGCATGGCAGGTAGCTCAACTTGCTCGTCACCCTCAACGTCCTTACACAAAAGATTACCTGGAGCATGCATTCACAGAGTTTGAAGAGATGGCGGGCGATCGCGCTTACGCTGACGACAAAGCTATTGTGGGTGGTATGGCTCGTCTAAATGGCCGCCCTGTTATGGTTATTGGTCATCAGAAAGGTCGTGAGACAAAAGAGAAAGTGATCCGTAACTTTGGTATGCCAAAGCCAGAAGGTTACCGTAAGGCGCTACGTCTAATGGAAACGGCTGAGCGTTTCAACATGCCTATCATTACTTTCATCGACACAGCGGGCGCATACCCAGGTGTTGGTGCTGAAGAGCGTGGTCAATCTGAAGCTATCGCGAAAAACCTTAAGGTTATGGCTGGTCTTTCTGTTCCAGTTATCTGTAACGTTGTTGGTGAAGGCGGTTCTGGTGGTGCACTAGCGATTGGTGTTGGTGACTACGTGAACATGCTTCAATACTCTACGTACTCAGTAATCTCCCCAGAAGGTTGTGCTTCAATCTTATGGCGTGATTCAGACAAAGCACCACAAGCGGCTGAAGCGATGGGCCTAATTGCCCCTCGTCTTAAAGAGCTTGAGCTTATCGACGAAATCATTCCCGAGCCTCTAGGTGGCGCACACCGTGACCCAGTACAGACTGCTCAGAACATGAAAGACATGCTAGTTAAACAGCTAGAAGAGCTAGAGCAGTTTGATAACGAAACGCTTCTTGAGCGTCGTTACCAGCGTCTGATGAGCTACGGCTACTGCTGA